A region of Neovison vison isolate M4711 chromosome 7, ASM_NN_V1, whole genome shotgun sequence DNA encodes the following proteins:
- the LOC122914020 gene encoding olfactory receptor 8D1-like has protein sequence MDPENHSLVTEFILEGLTDKPGLQLPLFFLFLLIYTVCMVGNLGLIFLIRISSQLHTPMYYFLSNLSFIDLCYSTVIIPKLLVNFVSEKNLTSFPECMTQLFFFCFFGIDDSYMLTAMAYDRYVAICNPLLYNVTMSQRICFLLVTSVYTVGAFGALVHTSYISSRTFCGTNVIHHYFCDILPLLNISCSRDYTKELLVMILVGFNVFACALAIFISYAFILSSILRIRSAEGRSKAFSTCSSHLAAVGVFYGSIIFMYFKPSTSDITQEKVASVFYTTVIPMLNPLIYSLRNKDVKESLKKFLNGGLLSWST, from the coding sequence ATGGACCCAGAAAATCATTCTTTGGTAACTGAGTTTATCCTTGAGGGGTTAACAGACAAGCCAGGACTCCAGctccccctcttcttcctgtTTCTATTGATATATACGGTTTGCATGGTGGGAAATTTGGGCTTGATCTTTTTAATCAGAATTAGTTCTCAGCTTCACACACCCATGTATTATTTTCTCAGCAATTTGTCCTTCATAGATCTCTGCTACTCCACTGTCATAATTCCCAAGCTCTTGGTGAACTTTGTTTCAGAGAAGAATCTCACCTCCTTCCCTGAGTGCATGACTCagctctttttcttctgcttctttggcATTGATGACTCCTACATGCTGACAGCAATGGCGTATGATCGTTATGTTGCCATCTGCAACCCCTTGCTCTATAATGTCACCATGTCCCAAAGAATCTGTTTTCTACTAGTCACTAGTGTGTATACAGTGGGCGCCTTTGGAGCCTTGGTTCACACCAGCTACATATCCAGTCGAACCTTCTGCGGAACTAATGTCATCCACCATTACTTCTGTGACATCCTTCCccttctgaatatatcttgctcAAGAGACTACACCAAGGAACTCTTGGTGATGATTTTGGTTGGATTCAATGTATTTGCATGTGCTTTAGCCATCTTTATCTCATATGCCTTCATTCTTTCCAGCATCTTACGCATCCGCTCAGCTGAAGGCAGGTCCAAAGCTTTCAGTACCTGCAGCTCCCACCTTGCAGCTGTTGGGGTCTTCTACGGCTCAATcatcttcatgtattttaaaccATCTACCAGTGACATAACACAGGAGAAGGTGGCTTCTGTGTTTTATACGACAGTGATTCCCATGCTTAACCCCCTTATCTACAGCCTTAGGAATAAGGATGTCAAAGAATCccttaaaaaatttctaaatggtGGGTTACTTTCTTGGTCAACATAG
- the LOC122914021 gene encoding olfactory receptor 8D1 translates to MVAGNHSTATSFVLVGLTQKPELQLPLFVLFLGIYIVTVVGNLGLILLIAVIPLLHTPMYYFLSSLSFIDLCYSSVITPKMLVNFLGKKNMILYSECMAQLFFFVVFVVAEGYLLTVMAYDRYVAICSPLLYSVTMSSWVCSLLVLVAFILGFLSALAHTSAMMKLSFCRSHIISHYFCDVLPLLHLSCSNTHLNELLLFIIAGFNTLVPTLAVFISYTFIFCSILRIRSSEGRSKAFGTCSSHLMAVGIFFGSITFMYFKPPSSNSLEQEKVSSVFYTTVIPMLNPLIYSLRNKDVKKALRKVLVRK, encoded by the coding sequence ATGGTTGCAGGAAATCATTCCACAGCAACCAGTTTTGTGTTAGTGGGTTTAACACAGAAGCCAGAACTCCAGCTGCCTCTCTTTGTCCTGTTCCTGGGAATCTATATAGTGACAGTGGTGGGGAACCTGGGCTTGATTCTCCTGATTGCGGTAATCCCTTTGCTTCACACCCCCATGTACTACTTCCTCAGCAGCTTGtctttcattgatctctgctacTCCTCTGTCATTACCCCCAAAATGCTGGTGAACTTCTTAGGGAAGAAGAATATGATCCTTTATTCTGAATGCATGGCACAGctctttttctttgtggtttttgtaGTGGCTGAGGGTTACCTCCTGACCGTGATGGCATATGATCGCTACGTGGCTATTTGTAGCCCACTGCTTTACAGTGTCACCATGTCCTCTTGGGTCTGCTCACTACTCGTGCTGGTTGCCTTCATCCtgggctttctctctgccttggcCCATACAAGCGCCATGATGAAACTGTCTTTCTGCAGATCCCACATCATCAGCCATTATTTCTGTGATGTGCTTCCTCTCCTCCATCTCTCCTGCTCCAATACACACCTCAATGAGCTTCTGCTTTTTATCATTGCGGGATTTAACACTTTGGTGCCCACCCTAGCTGTCTTCATTTCCTACACCTTCATCTTTTGCAGCATCCTTCGCATCCGATCCTCAGAGGGCCGGTCCAAAGCATTTGGTACTTGCAGCTCTCATCTCATGGCTGTGGGGATCTTCTTTGGCTCTATCACTTTCATGTATTTCAAACCCCCATCTAGTAACTCCCTGGAACAGGAGAAGGTGTCCTCAGTGTTTTACACCACAGTGATCCCCATGCTGAATCCTTTAATATACAGTCTGAGAAACAAGGATGTAAAGAAAGCATTGAGGAAGGTTTTGGTGAGGAAATGA
- the LOC122914022 gene encoding olfactory receptor 8D2-like — MATSNHSSMTEFILEGLTKHPELQLPLLLLFLGVYVITVVGNLGMIFLIAISSQLHSLMYCFLSHLSFIDLCYSSVIAPKMLVNFVSEKNITSFVACMTQLYFFLIFVIAEGYLLTAMAYDCYVAICSPLLYNIIMSHKICSIMMAVVYSLRLSGATVHTTRMSVLSFCGYHVVSHYFCDILPLLTLSCSSTHINEILLFIIGGVNTLAPTLAILISYAFILLSILRICSAEGRSKAFGTCSSHFITVGIFFGSITFMYFKPPSSNTMEQEKVSSVFYTTVIPMLNPMIYSLRNKDVKNALRKLVEGR, encoded by the coding sequence ATGGCTACTTCCAATCATTCCTCCATGACTGAGTTTATCCTTGAAGGGTTAACAAAACACCCAGAGCTTCAATTGCCTCTATTACTACTGTTCCTTGGAGTGTATGTCATCACAGTGGTGGGGAACCTGGGCATGATTTTCTTAATTGCTATCAGTTCTCAACTTCATTCTCTAATGTATTGTTTTCTCAGTCATTTGtcattcattgatctctgctacTCCTCTGTCATTGCCCCAAAAATGCTGGTGAACTTCGTATCAGAGAAGAATATTACCTCCTTTGTGGCATGCATGACtcagctttatttcttccttatttttgtaATTGCAGAAGGCTACCTTCTGACTGCCATGGCATATGACTGTTATGTAGCCATCTGTAGCCCACTGCTTTACAATATTATCATGTCCCATAAGATCTGCTCCATAATGATGGCTGTGGTATATTCACTGCGGTTGTCTGGGGCTACAGTCCATACTACCCGCATGTCAGTGTTGTCCTTCTGTGGGTATCATGTAGTCAGTCATTATTTTTGTGATATTCTCCCCTTGTTGACTCTCTCTTGCTCCAGCACCCACATCAATGAGATACTGTTGTTTATTATTGGAGGGGTTAATACCTTAGCACCTACACTGGCTATACTCATCTCTTATGCTTTCATTCTTTTGAGTATTCTCCGTATTTGCTCTGCTGAGGGACGGTCCAAAGCCTTTGGTACTTGTAGCTCCCATTTCATAACAGTGGGTATCTTTTTTGGGTCTATCACATTCATGTATTTCAAACCCCCTTCTAGCAATACTATGGAACAGGAGAAGGTGTCCTCAGTGTTCTACACCACAGTGATCCCCATGCTGAATCCCATGATCTACAGCCTGAGGAACAAGGATGTGAAGAATGCACTGAGAAAGTTGGTTGAGGGAAGGTAG